The following nucleotide sequence is from Pseudobutyrivibrio ruminis HUN009.
TATAACACTTCCATAGGCCATACCAAGACCAAGTCCACCGATAATACCGTAAGTGACAATTAAATATCCTACACTTGTGGCAAATCCTGATAAGAACATGCCAAGGCCCCACATAATTCCTCCAACAAGAATTACTTTCTTAGGACCGAATTTGTCATTGAACCATCCTCCTGAAATCATTGTGATTGGTCCAACGGAGTTTGCAATAGTGTAAACAATTGCTAAATCACCTGGTGTGATATTGCCACCCATTGTGGCATTGAAATAATCTGCCATTGCGGCAGAAAAAACGCTCCATGCATAGATAGAGCCAAGGCAGAGATTAATAAAGCATCCTGCCAATAAAATAATCCATCTTTTTTTGTCTAAATTCATTTTATTCTCCTTCTAATCCTTAGGTTGAAGATTGGAGAATAATAATGAGTTATAAAATTTCGCAGCAATTGCATTCTAACTATAAAAAAAATAAATGTCAATTTGCATCGACATTTATTTCTATAGCTTATATTTTATTATTTTCTCTGTCTGTGTGTTTCATACATCAGCAAACTAGCTGCAACTGATGCATTTAAAGATTCTAACTGACCTTCCATTGGAATCTTTAGGTAGCTGGTTGCAAGGGCCGACATTTCGTCAGTCAGACCATTGCCTTCATTTCCAATCATGAAAGCTGTAGGGCCAGTGAAATCAAGCTCGTCGTAGAATTTCTCGCCCTTTAGGTGAGCAGCATAAACTGAAAGTCCATACTTTTCTTCAAGCTCTTTGATAGTAGCGCCTAGGTCTGAAACTATCATGTGTGGCACTCTAAAAATGCTTCCCATAGTAGAGCGTACAACCTTTGGCGAATAGATATCCACGGTGGTGTTGTTCATAATGATACCGGTAGCACCTGCCCCCTCAGCAGTACGAACAATGGTGCCCATATTGCCAGGGTCCTGTAACGACTCAAGAATAACCACATGAGCTGGCTTGCCTGAAGCAATGCCTAGCACATCATCCATAGTGAAATCCTGCATCTTTACAAGAGCAAGAACTCCCTGTGGTGTAACCGTGTCGCACATGGTTTTGAATACGTTTGTAGCCACCTCTTCTACGCGAACATTAGGAGCCTTTTCCTTTAGCTGTGAAAGGAAAGACTTGCCCTCGGCTGTGGATTCAAAGCCCTCTATGATATATACACTATCCAAAAGATTGGCTGGAACTTCTGCAACTGCACGAATTCCTTCAATCACAAAAAGCCTTTGAGCTTTACGCTCTCTGGCTTTTTTGTTAAGTGCAATAATATTTTTGATTTGATTGTTATTAGTACTTGTAATCATTGTTCAAAGATTTGCAAAGTGAGTACTGGTACTCATCAACGTCCTTCTTCATAGCAAG
It contains:
- a CDS encoding TrmH family RNA methyltransferase, producing MITSTNNNQIKNIIALNKKARERKAQRLFVIEGIRAVAEVPANLLDSVYIIEGFESTAEGKSFLSQLKEKAPNVRVEEVATNVFKTMCDTVTPQGVLALVKMQDFTMDDVLGIASGKPAHVVILESLQDPGNMGTIVRTAEGAGATGIIMNNTTVDIYSPKVVRSTMGSIFRVPHMIVSDLGATIKELEEKYGLSVYAAHLKGEKFYDELDFTGPTAFMIGNEGNGLTDEMSALATSYLKIPMEGQLESLNASVAASLLMYETHRQRK